CCGTCTCGGAGAGCATCACGAGCAGTAACGCCCCGGCCGCTAACGCGTCGGTCCATATCCCGTTCGGAGCGTGGGCGAGGCTACCGTCCGAAAGGAACGCACTCCCCAAGAGCGCGAGGATCAACGGCGCCTCGGTCAGCGATGCAAACGCGATCTCTCGCCCGGCGGCCATGCCTTCGAAGGCCGAACGTGTATCGAGCGCCGCGAGCACCGTCACGAATCGCCCGAGCGCGAGCAGCAACGCCAGCGCAATGGCATCGATACGCCAGGCCGATGCATCCGTCGCCGTGATGCTCGGAACGACCGCGACGAACGTTACCGCTACGCCGAGGGCTATGCCCGGGGCGACGAGCACGAGCATCGAACGCTGTGGAATCACCGCGTCTTTGCCCCAGAGTTTACGCAGGTCGCGATACGGCTGCCACACCGATGCGCCGGGCCTGCCTTGCATCCGCGCGCGCAGCCGGGCTAACGTCCCTTGTAACAGCGGGGCGAATAGCGCGAGGAGGGCGATCTGCACACCCTGGTTCATCGCGCCACCGCCAATGCGGCAAGAAACGCGGCCAGCGCGTACCCAAGATACACGCGCAGAAACCCGCCCTGAAACCTTCGTGCTCCGCGCGAGACCCGCTGCACGAATGCGGCGATATTGCGGGCAAGCTCGTCGAACACATAGCGCGTTGAGAGCACGTAGGTAATCCGCGTCGGTATCCATCGCGAAGTTCCGTACTCCATGCGTCGCTCGCGCTCGGGAAATAACGCGAAGCCGAAGATGAGCCGCAGCGGCTTCGAAAGCACCGTTGCAGTATACTGCGAGCGCAACGTTACCGCCGATCCGCACGTCCAAGTGCCCGCTTCGCGCACGCCGCGCCGCCTCGCCATCACGACGGCAAACACGGCTCCGGCGATCGGCAGCAACGCGAGAAACGGCAATA
The Candidatus Dormiibacterota bacterium genome window above contains:
- a CDS encoding NADH-quinone oxidoreductase subunit H produces the protein MQIALLALFAPLLQGTLARLRARMQGRPGASVWQPYRDLRKLWGKDAVIPQRSMLVLVAPGIALGVAVTFVAVVPSITATDASAWRIDAIALALLLALGRFVTVLAALDTRSAFEGMAAGREIAFASLTEAPLILALLGSAFLSDGSLAHAPNGIWTDALAAGALLLVMLSETARIPVDNQQTHYELTMIHEGLVLEYSGWQLAMLHYAAYLRQAGFFVLAALLMPGSGVATVGWIAAVGACIVLIETVYAKLRLFEVPQLFASALILSLASIGLRIADVLR